The nucleotide sequence TTCAAGCTCCTGCGCGTCGTAATGAACGGGGGAGCCCACAATCACCTCTTTTAGGGGAGACCACTCATCATAGCTGTTGACTTTCATCAGTCTGTTTGGGCTTTTTGTGTCGAGGAATGAGCCTTGTAATGATGGGTCGGAAAGGTCATCGAGACCCCGACCGTCAGTGATAGCTGGATCAGAAGCCATAGGAACGATATTTTTCATTTGCACTGAGACTGTAGATGAGCTTGCTGCCTAGCAACGACAGAAACTTGAAGGCAAGGGTCGGTGCGGGCATGGTGGGCATGGCTCGCAGTGCCGAACGCGCCACATCGGGACGGGCCCCCGGTCCGGTGAGGCGGTACTGAGCCGAACTGATGGGCCCGAACATCACCTTACTCCAGGTGGGGAGGTCGCTCACAAAGAGTTGACGCAGAGGCGGCTTGCAGCCGATAACCTCGGCGACGCTCTCAAGGAAGCGTAGATAGTCCGTGAGAGTCGCGAGTCGCTCGGCATCTGCCACAAAATGTTCACGATCTAGACGCCCATGGGTTTCGATGTCGCGAGTCATGTCGGTGCTGCTTGGCAACTGCTTGATACCGCTAACGAGCAGCGCGAAGTAGCGTGCCTGCATCTCGGCACAGGGGGGGATGCTACCAATACCAGGTCGCACAAAGCCGATCCACGCAAGCTCGGTACCAATGGCTGGATCGATCATGCGCTTATAGAGTCCGCGAACGCGCGTACCCATATCGACGAGATCAGGATGGTGTTCAGCGAAGAATGGAAATTGGGTCTGATAGCCTGTACACAAGACAATGGCATCGCAATCGAAGTGGGTGCCGTCAACAAACTGCACGCGACCCGGCTCGATGCGCTCGATGCCTGGCTTGTATTCAGTGCCGTGGTGGATCAGAGCCTCAACGAAAGCACTATTCTTGGTGGAGAATCGACGAAACGCCGATAGGCCACGGGCGGCGTTGATTTCCGCGGCTCGGTGAAGCACCTTGGGATCGTCGTCCGGCCCCATGTAGGCGTCGATCAAACGCAGATTGAGCTTGAACAGCGACGATTCCATCACTGGCAGTGGAATTGCGTGGTAACACCGGCTTGAATCCACATCCGTGGGTTGACCGTTGTAATAGCGTGGAATGACGTAGCCCGGCCCTCGGCGCGTTGAAACTGCCGTCGCTTGGGCAACCTGGGCGATTTGAAGCGCGATGTCGGAACCGCTTTCACCGAGTCCGACGATCAGCACACGGCGGTGGGCGAAGCACTCTGGCCGCCAGTAGTGAGACGAATGCAGCACATCACCGCCGAAGTCATCGAGTCCGGGCCATGTCGGACTGTTGCCACGTTGGTGGCTGCCGGCACAGACAGCAACATGATCCACCTCGAATTCTTGCTCCTGAGCAGGTGGGTGAGGGCTTGACGAGGCCGCTTCGATATAGGCTGGCGGCACTTGGCGGCGGGGTGTCGCAGTGCCCTCTTGCACGCTCTGTACGCGAACCCGCCAAGTGCCCGTACCCGCGTCGCGGCGGACTGAGGTCACGTGTGTGGAGCAATAAATGTGCGGGAAAAGCTCGAAGCGCGCAGCGTAACCGTACAGGTATTCAAGGTATTCGGCGCAAGTCCAAACATGGGCCTCGCCCTCCTGACTCGGGTGATCGCCAAAGCTGGTGAGCAGATTGCTGCTGACGAGCCGCAGGTCGTCGTAATGGTTTGCGAAGACACCGCCGATCATCGACTGTTGCTCGAAGACGAGCACATCATGCCCCTGCTCAAGCAACTCTTTAGCCGTGACTAATCCTGATGGCCCCGCACCAATGACCGCGATCCGCCGACGCTTGATGTCCATCTTACGCATGTTCTATCGATCTCCCATTCCACCTTGCTCTTATAACCAACTATTTCTTTGCTATAAATAATATCAGTAGACCGAAAATTTTTACGATCGCACCCTAAAAGTCAATAATTAAGAATGATTCAATCCATTGTGGACTTACACCGTTATCCCATCCTGGACACGCAGGCCGGGGGCGGTCGCTCAGTGGTAGAGGCCTGTCATCGCCAGTTTCGTGAGACTGGCCTGTGTATGTTGCCCGGTTTCTTGCAGCCCGAAGCCCTCTCAACTATGGTCGGCGAAGCACAGCGACTCTCCGGCGAGGCCCACATCACCGAGCAATACGGAGGCTCAGACACCTCGACGGATCCGCGGGCGACCCATGCCAAATTCGGTGCTGTCGCCTATGACCGGCTGGCGGACGACTCGCTGCTCCGGGCACTCTATGAATGGGACGGCCTCACGAGCCTAGTAGAGGCGATCGTGAACCAGCCCCTCAATCGCACCGCTGATCCGCTGGTGTCTTGCACCTTGTCCTATTTCTCTCAGGGGGACGAACTGGGCTGGCACTACGACTCCAACGAGGCGACTGTATCGCTGCTGCTGCAAGCAGCGGACGAAGGAGGTGCTTTTGAATTCGTGCCGAGAACCCGCGGTCACGGAGTCGATGCCAAGGAGCGGGAACAAGCCGTGTTGGATGGGCAGGCTGAACATCTGATTAGCCCTGATCTCACAGCTGGCACTCTCTCAATCTTCAACGGTAACCAGGCCCTACATCGAGTGTCGCCCAATACCGGCAAACGCCAACGAATTGTAGCCCTGCTCAATTATGCAGCCGAAGCTGATTATGTCTTTAACGAGCAGGTTCATATGCGATTTTTCGGCCGAACAAGCCCAAGCATGAGGAAACAAACTAGACGAATACCGTGACACAGGAAATACACGGGATACTTAATAGCCTCGTCTCTTTAGAGCGCAGAGTGTCAATCATAGCAACGTATCCAGGTTATAGCTTGACATTTGCGGCACCCAATGCCGTTCCGACGACGTGGATTTTGACCACGAAGCTCAGCCGAGTTCTATGCTATCGCCCGGGCAAAGCTCGCGAACCTCGATCGAGCCAAGGCCTTTATTAGTCAGTCGTTCAGCCAACGCATTAGGTCTGCCGATCAACCCTGGGAAGATACCAAAGTGCATAGGAATGACTACCTGTGGCTGAAGCAACTCAACCGCCTTCACCGCTTCTTTCGGGGACATGGTGTACTTGTCACCAATCGGAAGCATCACCACAGTCGGTTCGTACAGTTCGCGGATGAGCGCCATGTCACCAAACACATTGGTATCACCCGCGTGATATACGACCGTGCCGTCCGAGAAGGTCAGAACATAGCCCACCGCCTCGCCGCCGTAGATGATGCTACCGTCGTCATCCTGGATACCACAACTGTGGTCTGCGTGAACCATGGTCAGACGCACGCCGTGGTGCTCCACCGTACCGCCTTTGTTCATGGTCGTGAGGTTCTCGACACCCTTGCGCTCCAGCCATTTGCATAGTTCAAAGATACCGACCACGATCGGTTTGTGTTCGCGGGCCAGTGGTACTGCGTCGGCGATATGATCGAAGTGTCCGTGGGTAATGGCCATGATGTCGATGTTTGCGAAGGATTTTCGATCATCGGGACAAGCCGGATTACCGGCAATCCAGGGATCGATGAGCAGGTGCTTGCCCTCCGGAGTCTGGATAGAAAACGTGGCATGGCCGAGCCAGGTTGCCGTGATGGTCATGCTTGTTCACCTCGATTCAAACGAATTGATTCAGGGCGCATGGTGCGTGTCAGGGATAGGTGCAATCGTATCATGAAGAGCCGCTGAGTCCACAAGACACCCGCGTTCAAACTCGCCGTGGGGAGATTGACTCTTTCCCAAAGGTCGCGTAAAAAGAAATCGGTAAGCGCCGACGCTCAAAACGCACCCGATCCGAAAGAAATTATTATGCAGATAACCACTTTACAAAACAAAACCGTCGCTCCCCTTGGTTTGGCCAGCGTCCCCGACAAGGACATGGATCCGCGCTGTCCGGGCCGAGCCGCCGCCGCTGGCATCGATTATTTCTTCTTCTACAATCTGTCTTACACCTCGATGATCGACGGCTTAAAACCCCTGCTGGCTGAACGGCGGGACACCATCGCCGTAGCCACTGGCAGCCTCAGTCGTGGCCGGAGCGACCTGCGCAGCTACCTCGATCAAGTACGTATTACACTCGATACCGAGGTGATAGACGTGTTCTATGCCGAGTGGATCCGACCGGACGATGACATGGATCAAGTCCTCGGTGAGGTCTTGGACGAACTGCACAGATGGAAAGAGCAAGGCATCATCCGTTACGTCGGTGCCTCTGTGCACAACCGCCCCCTCGCCCTCGCGCTATTGGCAAGCCGCAAGGTCGAGGTATTGATGCACCGTTACAATATGGCTCACCGGGGAGCGGAAGAAGCCGTCTTGCCTACCGCCCTCCAACTGGACGTGCCAGTGATCGCTTATACCTGCACCCGATGGGGTTCCTTGCTCCAGGGTCACGATGCTTGGACTGGAGACATCCCCGCCGCGTCGGACTGTTACCGCTATTCTCTCGACCACCCAGCCATCCACCTAGCCCTGACCGCGCCGGCGACGCTGGAAGAACTCGAGCAAAACCTAGACATCCTTCACAACCAGAGCTTA is from Planktothrix sp. FACHB-1365 and encodes:
- a CDS encoding NAD(P)/FAD-dependent oxidoreductase, with the protein product MRKMDIKRRRIAVIGAGPSGLVTAKELLEQGHDVLVFEQQSMIGGVFANHYDDLRLVSSNLLTSFGDHPSQEGEAHVWTCAEYLEYLYGYAARFELFPHIYCSTHVTSVRRDAGTGTWRVRVQSVQEGTATPRRQVPPAYIEAASSSPHPPAQEQEFEVDHVAVCAGSHQRGNSPTWPGLDDFGGDVLHSSHYWRPECFAHRRVLIVGLGESGSDIALQIAQVAQATAVSTRRGPGYVIPRYYNGQPTDVDSSRCYHAIPLPVMESSLFKLNLRLIDAYMGPDDDPKVLHRAAEINAARGLSAFRRFSTKNSAFVEALIHHGTEYKPGIERIEPGRVQFVDGTHFDCDAIVLCTGYQTQFPFFAEHHPDLVDMGTRVRGLYKRMIDPAIGTELAWIGFVRPGIGSIPPCAEMQARYFALLVSGIKQLPSSTDMTRDIETHGRLDREHFVADAERLATLTDYLRFLESVAEVIGCKPPLRQLFVSDLPTWSKVMFGPISSAQYRLTGPGARPDVARSALRAMPTMPAPTLAFKFLSLLGSKLIYSLSANEKYRSYGF
- a CDS encoding phytanoyl-CoA dioxygenase family protein; amino-acid sequence: MIQSIVDLHRYPILDTQAGGGRSVVEACHRQFRETGLCMLPGFLQPEALSTMVGEAQRLSGEAHITEQYGGSDTSTDPRATHAKFGAVAYDRLADDSLLRALYEWDGLTSLVEAIVNQPLNRTADPLVSCTLSYFSQGDELGWHYDSNEATVSLLLQAADEGGAFEFVPRTRGHGVDAKEREQAVLDGQAEHLISPDLTAGTLSIFNGNQALHRVSPNTGKRQRIVALLNYAAEADYVFNEQVHMRFFGRTSPSMRKQTRRIP
- a CDS encoding metal-dependent hydrolase, which gives rise to MTITATWLGHATFSIQTPEGKHLLIDPWIAGNPACPDDRKSFANIDIMAITHGHFDHIADAVPLAREHKPIVVGIFELCKWLERKGVENLTTMNKGGTVEHHGVRLTMVHADHSCGIQDDDGSIIYGGEAVGYVLTFSDGTVVYHAGDTNVFGDMALIRELYEPTVVMLPIGDKYTMSPKEAVKAVELLQPQVVIPMHFGIFPGLIGRPNALAERLTNKGLGSIEVRELCPGDSIELG
- a CDS encoding aldo/keto reductase, whose protein sequence is MTLSQRSRKKKSVSADAQNAPDPKEIIMQITTLQNKTVAPLGLASVPDKDMDPRCPGRAAAAGIDYFFFYNLSYTSMIDGLKPLLAERRDTIAVATGSLSRGRSDLRSYLDQVRITLDTEVIDVFYAEWIRPDDDMDQVLGEVLDELHRWKEQGIIRYVGASVHNRPLALALLASRKVEVLMHRYNMAHRGAEEAVLPTALQLDVPVIAYTCTRWGSLLQGHDAWTGDIPAASDCYRYSLDHPAIHLALTAPATLEELEQNLDILHNQSLDPTTKRRWEEYGTLIYGDGRDAFETKWL